From the Lysinibacillus fusiformis genome, the window TAAAATAACTATGACAAAAGTCAGGACCGACCATGAAAATAGTTCTAAAATCATAATTGGGTAAAATATAGTAGTAGTGGAAGTTATGACGAACGCTATTTTTTTTGATACACTAGCGAAAAGCCAATGCATAAAAAGGGGAAATTGTTTGATGAAGAAAAGTTTTTATTTATATGTCCTAACCTATCGAGGTGGTGATTGGTCTGACCCTAAAGTACGCTTTGCAGAGGAAGTATTTCATGAGCATAATTTTCCAAAGCAGAGCACAGACTTTAATGAGTTGTCCGACTATATCGAAACCTACGCGACGGAAAACTTAACAATCGAGACCTTTGATTCTTTGTGGACGCTTTATGAGGAACAAGCTTAATTGTACGAAAACTATAAATAATTTTGAAGTTGCTAGACGTCTAGCATTGCGTAAATGACAGAAACACAGTATTATTTATAGTGATAACTGACAGAAAAGAGGGATTGCAGTATGAGTATTCATATTAATGCAAAAAAAGGTGAAATCGCTGACACAATTTTACTTCCAGGAGATCCACTACGTGCAAAATACATTGCAGAAACATTTTTAGAAGATGTAACTTGCTACAATGAAGTACGTAATATGTTCGGATACACTGGTACGTATAAAGGGAAACGTATTTCTGTACAAGGAACTGGTATGGGTGTGCCATCTATTTCTATCTATGTAACAGAATTAATGCAAGAATATGATGTACAAAAATTAATCCGTGTAGGTACTTGTGGTGCAATTCAAAAAGATGTAAAAGTGCGTGACGTGATTTTAGCGCAAGGAGCAACTTCGGATACACGTATGAACCAAATCATTTGGGGCGGTGCTATCGACTTCGCACCAATCGCTGACTTTGACCTTTTATTAAAAGCATA encodes:
- a CDS encoding YozE family protein, translated to MKKSFYLYVLTYRGGDWSDPKVRFAEEVFHEHNFPKQSTDFNELSDYIETYATENLTIETFDSLWTLYEEQA
- the deoD gene encoding purine-nucleoside phosphorylase, encoding MSIHINAKKGEIADTILLPGDPLRAKYIAETFLEDVTCYNEVRNMFGYTGTYKGKRISVQGTGMGVPSISIYVTELMQEYDVQKLIRVGTCGAIQKDVKVRDVILAQGATSDTRMNQIIWGGAIDFAPIADFDLLLKAYNAGKDAGLNLQVGNIFTADLFYSDEHQNEKLAQYGVLAVEMESAALYTLAAKFGRKALSVLTVSDHIITGEVTTAEERQTTFNDMIVVALDAAIQD